Proteins found in one Mustela lutreola isolate mMusLut2 chromosome 12, mMusLut2.pri, whole genome shotgun sequence genomic segment:
- the LOC131812267 gene encoding proteasome subunit beta type-5, with product MAGGAADCSFWERLLARQCRIYELRNKERISVAAASKLLANMVYQYKGMGLSMGTMICGWDKRGPGLYYVDSEGNRISGATFSVGSGSVYAYGVMDRGYSYDLEVEQAYDLARRAIYQATYRDAYSGGAVNLYHVREDGWIRVSSDSVADLHDKYSGSTP from the coding sequence ATGGCTGGGGGCGCAGCGGATTGCAGCTTCTGGGAGCGGCTGTTGGCTCGGCAATGTCGAATATATGAGCTTCGAAACAAGGAACGCATCTCGGTAGCAGCTGCCTCCAAGCTGCTTGCCAACATGGTGTATCAGTATAAAGGCATGGGGCTGTCCATGGGCACCATGATCTGTGGCTGGGATAAGAGAGGCCCTGGCCTCTACTATGTGGACAGTGAAGGAAACCGGATCTCGGGGGCCACCTTCTCTGTAGGTTCTGGCTCTGTGTATGCTTATGGGGTCATGGATCGGGGTTACTCCTATGACCTAGAGGTGGAACAGGCCTATGATCTGGCCCGTCGAGCCATCTACCAAGCCACCTACAGAGATGCCTACTCGGGAGGCGCAGTCAACCTCTACCATGTGCGGGAGGATGGCTGGATCCGAGTCTCCAGTGACAGTGTGGCTGATCTGCATGACAAATATAGTGGCTCTACCCCCTGA